Proteins encoded together in one Labeo rohita strain BAU-BD-2019 chromosome 21, IGBB_LRoh.1.0, whole genome shotgun sequence window:
- the setx gene encoding probable helicase senataxin isoform X2, protein MEKCLWCTTALEVEGDAAIVAMLRRYCSGRLSERERNSLNEDLSCCLECVVEYHRARDGVPDLHKRLWEMEKARLMNLLGTTLDKELEEDDIFIIEDDHEKPVSKISPAEFHDNLRFLLFEVLKYPYLLCCRDLCDLVVKALCKLQDMKQSLTVFEKYQGTYLLLVHPNEQVRRWAIDTAKTMKSVDRDAYYDLQEIFSCMFYVIELGISLDLPDLNQESYAGGVIQMLPSHLYDSQNKKNYWLGICMLLTQLSAEAMDSLFMGQFNIPLCILNTMDGLKNEDNPASDPFWPALHCFMVILDRLGSKIWGQVDPNTAFQTITGAASYVAEIRNIRKKTMRGMVKVEPEYDDNMVTCSQMVYDCYASEKSNQASSSSSNSGISSNYMIYEDMQSLVTVLDSEMGQSMRVYGSTFLWFIPFVRSIMELPELNASYISEVIHYLCDKIRENRHMLTGQTSVCDKVSEFFTRILIQIVELHSTEGRMGILSRCAHKWVEEIVLCIVLSEETPDRMSGVHGVSSTSYNLGVVGRQHASGEGIGAIILGCMKLIRLLLKEGIRRSVPSATHFLNLLNKQLRRVTTKRWNLTRSESDELQKCLLRVVRSMPERPASPLPVVPPPCAPSVEAATNTVVSRNSVPSLNRQQHEDQEAGPSRVADVSAFIKEEPFWNCLDDNCVLDEEICRGLQDIIKAKKEPPDPVSISKRRPAVELECIKPDLGRVQEIRSRLNDNQNLSKIKAIAKQKPGESLKPVLAKEECGFGAVEEEEEDDDEPLNVRWNCLIKSVHKVESSDSEVDSSAVGKTPNRSMHTSKENVESSTIVISDDDDSDNDERPNAILRSPEDRVLPESPGRDYDDLSESQVFEFETQQYVASAWDDSDFDASVLPKKPQSDLLLKPLLKEPPHEASPSSSETEPIPDEDIERACQQAEDKIREQQQPQEPADSCASSLAKPSSSAENWDKFVKPKPLPLKTPKTTPSAKKQPKKPLIIDALAQKIRRHPWKRGSTSQDIEEPSSSTTPPAVSSSSPSSSCVSSPYFSASTSRGTPAIVPPKKVRKVVEPESTAERLGLKKKERKAFELSQRSLDCVAKLRCHGQKVQVDPQRKTKRVCRAAKTTPQKRIVKGNKKLMGSQDIQFFRQSREKNQRPATTLAPKPAKTKQPSETRMPKPTVASSESGDFLPSPQPDPDHQQDNEKPASETSSRGDGVGNDTKLESKYFQASDTADVNMEEEPPPTLGSKDEDDEEWMFLTQMEPTDMELCSQMEQFEEENDEELFLTQRDPVDMDIDTDSESDTPGQPVLAPKPIPAPPGGNDDHLFLKPGMSPVSQKKAKPSTTKIYTPSSRSASLVLEMEKGAKPPPAANVAKAKIPRPPPMPPPKTFQPLPTLQPKPLPLQPLPPPQLPKPLPLQSRPPQQLPKPLPLQHTPYAPKLVTSSKISSTSEPPSYKVYQRPEAPVNAPVNRPAPPMDQSPKFDLSVLTQAILKWEYRMLENYKAFGSPNDLCQLPLKRVPVHFPTYLEYFNTLYPLLLINAFEEMANEWLKEDRVKINLTVQGIEYSNRTASASFTASISPETDARQLYPKEEDLVLLWLPDNTGAYARNEPNFHEPHPHFGYVSRSNVSNRGSRSILNLTIQTRGNVSSVNSQPVCCEVIGSLISIFREFRALCSLRSGPMLRPLLAPHASYFTHTLDSPTDLGSPEFNRDQARAIDCGLAMIRRPQKTPKFLLIHGPPGTGKSKTIGGLLYKLLSSGINSAAPAGNQHNKSRRTRVLLCAPSNAAIDSLMKKVILIFKEKCRNINAPQGNCGDINLVRLGSERTISKSLKPFSLDHQTKARAQRTQQTAEADIYRRKEQLDQSIENLSQRCAKTKKDSPDFKKLTEQKLQLLKERERLSRQIKECRSRRQESQAHVLQNAHVICCTLSTSGSTVLENAFRRLGHEPFSCVIIDEASQAKETETLIPMVYRSPAVILVGDPNQLPPTVVSQKAKEFGYDQSLMARLCKNLCQSNPQPSPILLLSMQYRMHPEICAFPSKYIYNSALIDDCETAQKRCSNSWPFRPYKVFDVTDGAEKKERDSFSNHKEVKLVLLLLKMLGEKQSVRVGVITPYNAQKQRITEAIRGSGIQLQVDVDTVDGFQGKEMDCIIVSCVRASNENGSIGFVGNRQRMNVTITRAKFSLFILGHLRTLREQSDWGALIEDARSREAIIQTMQKDFESDVRKILKPEREPLTRSLSYPPVEKPSTVTSPVTHTPAETGPAPFPRPHRDASNAPVPRLIPLDCPNNPRMSDRPTDPRFANRRPIREQRPDRDGRGLPESHRSTNRANSYEADSRSTGHSSRYYSKHRGSSPPRRHRR, encoded by the exons ATGGAGAAGTGTCTGTGGTGCACCACCGCCCTTGAGGTGGAGGGTGACGCGGCGATAGTCGCCATGTTGCGTCGCTACTGCTCAGGACGGCTGTCCGAGAGGGAGAGGAACTCTCTGAATGAAGACCTCAGCTGCTGTCTGGAGTGTGTGGTGGAATACCATCGAGCCAGAGACGGGGTCCCTGATCTGCACAAG cgtTTGTGGGAAATGGAGAAGGCTCGACTCATGAATTTGTTGGGAACCACTCTGGACAAGGAGCTGGAAGAGGATGATATCTTTATTATTGAAGATGATCATGAGAAGCCTGTGTCGAAAATCTCTCCTGCAGAATTCCATGACAATCTCCGTTTCCTGCTGTTTGAAGTCCTGAAGTATCCATACTTGCTTTGCTGCCGTGATCTGT GTGATTTGGTGGTAAAGGCTTTGTGCAAGTTGCAGGACATGAAGCAGTCTTTGACTGTGTTTGAGAAGTATCAAGGAACATATCTGCTTCTCGTTCATCCCAATGAACAG GTGCGCCGCTGGGCAATCGATACAGCAAAGACCATGAAGAGTGTGGACCGGGATGCCTACTATGACCTTCAGGAGATTTTCTCCTGCATGTTTTATGTCATTGAGCTTGGAATATCTTTGGACTTGCCAGATTTGAATCAAGAGTCTTATGCAGGGGGCGTCATACAAATGCTGCCCTCTCACCTCTATGATTCGCAAAACAAGAAGAACTACTGGCTAG GTATCTGTATGTTACTAACGCAGCTCAGCGCGGAGGCAATGGACTCTTTGTTCATGGGACAGTTTAACATCCCCCTTTGCATTCTCAATACAATGGATGGGCTGAAAAATG AGGACAATCCAGCTTCTGACCCATTCTGGCCAGCCCTTCACTGTTTTATGGTAATTCTGGACCGACTTGGTTCTAAGATCTGGGGTCAGGTTGACCCTAATACGGCTTTCCAGACTATCACGGGTGCAGCAAGTTATGTTGCGGAAATAAGAAACATTCGGAAAAAAACCATGAG GGGGATGGTTAAAGTGGAACCTGAATATGATGACAATATGGTGACCTGCAGTCAGATGGTGTATGACTGTTATGCCTCAGAAAAATCTAACCAA GCATCTAGTTCGTCATCCAACAGTGGTATTTCCAGCAACTATATGATCTATGAGGACATGCAATCCCTGGTCACCGTGCTTGATTCTGAAATGGGCCAGAGCATGCGCGTATACGGCAGCACTTTTCTGTGGTTCATTCCATTTGTCCGTTCCATAATGGAACTTCCAGAGCTCAACGCTTCCTATATTAGTGAAGTCATCCACTATCTTTGTGATAAGATACGAGAAAATCGACACATGCTAACCGGACAGACAAGCGTGTGTGATAAAGTGTCCGAGTTCTTTACTCGTATACTTATTCAAATTGTTGAGCTACACTCTACTGAAGGACGAATGGGAATACTTTCCCGCTGTGCCCACAAGTGGGTGGAAGAGATTGTTTTGTGCATCGTCCTGTCAGAAGAAACACCAGACAGGATGAGTGGGGTTCATGGGGTCAGTTCAACCTCATACAACCTTGGGGTAGTTGGAAGACAGCATGCATCTGGAGAAGGCATTGGTGCCATAATTCTTGGCTGCATGAAACTGATTCGACTTCTGCTGAAAGAAGGGATAAGGAGATCCGTCCCATCCGCAACCCACTTTCTGAACTTGCTTAACAAGCAGTTGCGCAGAGTTACGACAAAGCGATGGAATCTAACACGTTCTGAATCTGACGAGCTTCAGAAGTGTTTGTTAAGAGTTGTCCGGTCGATGCCAGAAAGACCTGCTTCTCCGCTCCCTGTTGTTCCACCCCCATGTGCCCCATCAGTCGAGGCAGCTACAAACACTGTTGTTTCCAGAAATTCAGTGCCATCCCTAAATCGGCAACAACATGAGGACCAGGAGGCAGGTCCGAGCAGAGTAGCAGATGTATCTGCTTTTATCAAAGAGGAGCCATTTTGGAATTGTTTGGATGACAATTGCGTCTTAGATGAGGAAATCTGCAGAGGTCTTCAGGACATCATTAAGGCTAAGAAGGAACCCCCTGACCCAGTGTCAATTTCAAAGCGGAGACCAGCTGTTGAGTTGGAATGCATTAAACCAGATCTGGGTAGAGTGCAGGAAATTCGGTCCAGATTAAATGATAACCAGAATTTGTCAAAGATCAAAGCCATTGCCAAACAAAAGCCTGGTGAGTCCTTAAAACCTGTATTGGCTAAAGAGGAATGTGGTTTTGGAGCTgttgaggaggaggaggaggatgacgATGAACCCCTTAATGTCAGATGGAACTGTCTGATAAAATCTGTCCACAAGGTTGAATCTAGTGACTCTGAAGTTGATAGTAGTGCTGTTGGGAAAACTCCTAACAGGTCTATGCACACCTCAAAAGAAAATGTGGAGTCCAGTACTATTGTCAtctctgatgatgatgattctGATAATGATGAAAGGCCAAATGCCATCCTGAGGTCTCCGGAAGATCGGGTCTTGCCTGAGAGCCCGGGTCGTGATTATGATGATCTCAGTGAGTCACAAGTCTTTGAGTTTGAGACCCAGCAATATGTGGCATCTGCCTGGGACGATTCAGATTTTGATGCATCAGTCTTGCCAAAGAAGCCCCAATCAGACCTACTACTCAAACCACTGTTGAAAGAACCTCCTCATGAAGCATCTCCATCAAGTTCAGAGACTGAACCAATTCCAGATGAAGACATTGAGAGGGCTTGTCAGCAAGCAGAAGATAAGATCAGAGAACAGCAGCAGCCACAAGAGCCAGCAGATTCATGTGCATCTTCACTGGCTAAACCATCCAGTAGTGCAGAAAACTGGGATAAATTTGTCAAACCAAAACCTCTGCCACTTAAAACCCCCAAAACAACTCCATCTGCTAAGAAACAGCCTAAAAAGCCATTGATAATTGATGCCCTTGCTCAAAAAATCAGGCGCCACCCCTGGAAACGCGGCTCCACATCTCAGGACATAGAGGAACCTTCGTCTTCAACTACTCCTCCTGCTGTATCATCCTCCTCTCCATCCTCCAGCTGCGTTTCCTCTCCATATTTTTCTGCCTCCACATCACGTGGCACCCCTGCCATTGTTCCTCCAAAGAAGGTGCGTAAAGTTGTTGAGCCAGAATCAACAGCAGAGCGTTTGGGTTTAAAAAAGAAGGAACGGAAAGCCTTTGAACTTTCTCAGCGCTCCCTGGATTGCGTTGCCAAACTGAGGTGCCATGGCCAGAAAGTGCAGGTGGACCCACAACGGAAGACGAAGCGAGTGTGTCGAGCCGCTAAGACCACTCCACAGAAGCGTATTGTAAAAGGCAACAAGAAACTTATGGGATCGCAAGATATTCAGTTTTTCAGGCAAAGTCGTGAGAAGAATCAGAGGCCAGCAACAACATTAGCTCCCAAACCAGCGAAGACCAAACAGCCAAGTGAAACTCGCATGCCGAAACCTACAGTTGCAAGCAGCGAGAGTGGTGATTTCTTACCCTCTCCTCAACCAGATCCTGACCATCAGCAGGATAATGAAAAGCCTGCATCAGAAACCAGTTCTAGAGGTGATGGGGTTGGAAATGATACAAAACTGGAATCCAAGTACTTCCAGGCAAGCGACACTGCTGATGTCAACATGGAGGAGGAACCACCACCTACTCTGGGATCAAAagatgaggatgatgaagaaTGGATGTTCCTCACTCAGATGGAACCCACTGACATGGAACTGTGCTCTCAAATGGAGCAGTTTGAGGAGGAAAATGATGAAGAACTCTTTCTTACCCAGAGAGATCCCGTTGACATGGACATTGATACGGATAGTGAGTCCGATACCCCAGGCCAACCAGTGTTGGCGCCTAAACCTATTCCAGCTCCTCCTGGTGGAAATGATGATCATTTGTTCTTGAAGCCTGGCATGTCACCTGTGTCTCAGAAAAAAGCCAAACCTTCAACCACAAAAATATACACCCCCAGCTCCCGCAGTGCCTCGCTTGTCCTTGAAATGGAGAAAGGAGCGAAGCCTCCTCCTGCTGCTAATGTTGCGAAAGCGAAGATTCCACGACCCCCACCAATGCCACCTCCAAAAACCTTTCAACCTCTCCCTACTTTACAACCAAAGCCACTTCCTTTACAACCCCTTCCTCCTCCACAACTCCCGAAGCCACTTCCTTTACAATCCCGCCCTCCTCAACAACTCCCGAAGCCACTTCCTTTACAACATACTCCTTATGCTCCTAAGTTGGTCACTAGTTCTAAAATAAGCTCTACCTCAGAGCCACCATCTTACAAGGTATACCAAAGACCTGAGGCTCCAGTTAATGCTCCAGTTAACAGACCAGCACCCCCGATGGATCAAAGTCCGAAGTTTGACCTTTCAGTCTTGACCCAAGCAATCCTTAAATGGGAATATAGGATGCTTGAAAATTACAAAGCATTTGGGAGTCCAAATGATCTGTGCCAACTACCACTAAAGAGAGTGCCGGTTCACTTTCCTACCTACCTGGAGTACTTCAACACCTTGTACCCCCTGTTGCTAATTAACGCGTTTGAAGAG ATGGCAAATGAATGGCTCAAAGAGGACAGAGTCAAGATTAACCTAACAGTCCAGGGAATAGAATACAGCAATCGCACAGCTAGTGCCAGCTTCACGG CAAGCATTTCTCCGGAGACTGATGCTAGACAGCTGTACCCAAAAGAAGAGGACCTTGTGCTACTTTGGTTGCCGGACAACACTGGGGCATATGCCCGCAATGAGCCTAATTTCCATGAACCACATCCTCATTTCGGTTATGTCTCTCGGTCCAATGTGTCCAACAGAG GTTCCAGGTCAATCCTGAACTTGACAATTCAGACACGTGGTAATGTATCTTCAGTGAATTCCCAACCGGTGTGCTGTGAAGTCATTGGATCGCTGATCAGCATATTCCGGGAGTTCCGTGCGCTGTGTTCCCTGCGGAGTGGACCAATGTTGCGTCCTCTTCTTGCTCCACATGCGTCTTATTTCACGCACACTCTGGATAGCCCAACGGACCTGGGTTCACCG GAGTTCAACAGGGACCAGGCTAGAGCAATAGATTGTGGCCTTGCCATGATAAGGAGACCGCAGAAGACCCCAAAATTTCTCCTTATTCATGGTCCTCCAGGAACCGGGAAGAGTAAAACCATTGGTGGCCTGTTGTACAAACTACTATCTTCG GGTATAAACAGTGCTGCTCCTGCTGGGAACCAACACAACAAGTCTCGACGGACACGTGTTCTTCTCTGTGCGCCCTCAAACGCTGCCATCGACAGTCTGATGAAGAAAGTCATTTTGATCTTTAAAGAGAAATGCCGAAACATCAACGCACCTCAAG GCAATTGCGGTGACATAAACCTGGTGCGACTGGGAAGTGAAAGGACCATCTCAAAGTCACTGAAGCCTTTCAGCCTCGACCATCAGACTAAAGCTAGAGCAC AGCGAACCCAGCAAACTGCAGAAGCTGACATATACAGGCGGAAGGAGCAACTGGACCAAAGTATTGAAAATCTCTCCCAGCGATGTGCGAAGACCAAGAAGGATTCTCCTGAT TTCAAGAAGTTGACGGAGCAGAAGTTGCAGCttctgaaagagagagaaagactgaGTCGGCAGATTAAAGAG TGTCGCAGCAGGCGACAGGAAAGTCAAGCTCATGTGCTGCAAAACGCTCATGTCATCTGCTGCACGCTCAGCACCAGTGGAAGTACTGTCCTCGAGAATGCCTTCCGTCGTCTTGGGCATGAACCTTTCAGCTGTGTCATCATCGATGAG GCTAGTCAGGCTAAAGAAACCGAGACTCTGATTCCTATGGTGTACCGAAGTCCTGCTGTAATCCTTGTTGGTGATCCCAACCAGCTTCCACCAACGGTTGTTTCCCAG aAAGCAAAGGAGTTTGGCTACGACCAGTCTCTTATGGCAAGATTATGCAAAAACCTTTGTCAGTCAAACCCACAACCTTCTCCCATCCTCCTGCTCAGCATGCAGTACCGCATGCACCCGGAGATCTGCGCATTCCCCTCCAAGTACATCTACAACAGCGCTCTTATAGACGACTG TGAGACCGCTCAGAAGCGCTGTTCCAACAGCTGGCCCTTCAGGCCCTACAAAGTGTTTGACGTGACAGATGGAGCAGAGAAGAAGGAGAGAGA TTCATTTTCCAACCACAAAGAGGTCAAGTTAGTCTTGCTGCTGTTGAAGATGCTGGGGGAGAAGCAATCAGTGCGAGTGGGGGTCATCACGCCCTACAACGCCCAGAAACAACGCATAACGGAAGCCATCAGGGGTTCAGGCATCCAACTTCA GGTGGATGTCGATACTGTCGATGGCTTTCAGGGCAAAGAAATGGACTGCATCATTGTGTCTTGTGTGAGAGCCAGCAATGAAAATGGTTCCATTGG GTTTGTTGGAAATCGTCAGCGAATGAATGTAACCATCACCAGAGCCAAATTTAGTCTCTTCATACTGGGACATCTACGCACACTCAGG GAACAAAGTGATTGGGGAGCATTGATTGAGGACGCAAGGAGCCGTGAAGCCATAATCCAAACAATGCAAAAAGATTTCGAAAGCGACGTCAGGAAGATTCTCAAACCAGAACGAGAGCCGCTGACTCGCAGTCTCTCTTATCCGCCAGTAGAGAAACCAAGCACTGTAACCTCACCTGTTACACACACACCTGCGGAAACAGGCCCCGCCCCCTTTCCACGCCCCCACCGCGACGCGAGCAACGCACCTGTGCCACGGCTAATACCTCTGGATTGCCCTAATAACCCACGGATGAGTGACAGGCCCACAGACCCGCGGTTTGCAAACCGACGGCCAATCAGAGAGCAGAGACCAGACAGAGATGGGCGGGGCTTGCCAGAGTCCCACCGCTCGACAAACCGAGCTAATTCGTACGAAGCCGACTCTAGAAGTACTGGCCATTCCTCCAGATACTATTCCAAACACCGCGGTTCTTCACCGCCGAGACGGCACAGGAGATAA